A single Lolium perenne isolate Kyuss_39 chromosome 6, Kyuss_2.0, whole genome shotgun sequence DNA region contains:
- the LOC139832083 gene encoding uncharacterized protein — MNPQILENLRDLLRRMLPLKIQHQHNLLLLLFLRRAKGKGAMPKIPGPRNPKKLLPAPRKAAYDPYIESIISSDDEETPTLDVAARTSTSHTLVISEKPVEGEESSPPQQNVDTSTPSSPRAPSPKRARVEKIVDPAPQLGSSSPPLLDDPMIKDLLRIGSQFIGYREYANRAEEKFAEANERADALAQKLEQSEAARKKAELAASKAKVEADEAKAKAAGVEELQKKLEDATTALDELKAAQASRDEGILKRLKSQSRRTLTQTNQDFDLDNPVNDPLLDALSLLEFHGREIREGVANANAGLSALFPYFFPKKEEPATFLNLAKMFNASEDLGLKMRQENMKVAVESTVALVADSQQTLDWMKVGDTSQIEQSRWRSLIKAAKPNTKKILAYLGIKPASTPSSSRPEV, encoded by the exons atgaacccgcagattctcgaaaatctgcgggatctactgagaaggatgctgcctctgaagatacaacatcagcacaatctcctcctcctgctgtttctccgaagagcaaaaggaaaaggagcaatgccgaagattccgggacctcgaaacccgaagaaactgcttcccgcacctcgaaaagcagcttatgatccatacatcgagagtatcatcagctc tgatgatgaagaaacaccaactttagatgtggctgctcgaacgagcacgtcacatactttagttatttcagaaaaaccagttgaaggggaggaatcgtcgcctcctcaacaaaatgttgatacatctactccttcgagcccccgtgccccttcaccaaaaagggcacgggttgaaaagattgttgatcctgcccctcagttgggcagttcgtcgcccccgctcctagatgat cctatgatcaaggatcttctccgcatcggttcccaatttattgggtaccgtgaatatgctaatagagccgaag agaaatttgcagaggctaacgaacgcgccgacgcactggctcaaaaacttgagcaaagtgaggcggctcgcaagaaagccgaactcgctgctagcaaagccaaggtcgaagctgatgaagctaaggcgaaagctgctggtgtcgaggaactgcagaagaaacttgaggatgcgacaactgccttggatgagctcaaagctgcacaagcttctcgtgacgaaggaatcctcaagcgtttgaagtcgcaaagtcgacgtactctga cccaaacaaaccaggattttgatctggataatcctgtcaacgatcctctccttgacgcactttctcttctggagtttcacgggcgcgaaattcgtgaaggcgtggcaaatgctaatgcaggattgtcagcgttgttcccttatttcttcccgaagaaagaagaacccgcaactttccttaacctcgccaagatgtttaatgcttcggaagacctgggattgaagatgcgtcaggagaatatgaaggttgctgtcgagagtactgttgccctggttgctgacagccaacagacgcttgattggatgaaggttggcgacaccagtcagatagagcagtcaagatggaggtcgctgatcaaggcggccaagcccaacacgaagaagatcttggcgtatctggggatcaagccagcttcaactcctagctcctcgaggccggaggtctag